ACCTGTATGACCGACCTTATGTGCAGTTTATTCTGGCGTTTGTATCACTAGTTCACCTTTCACTTCAGCATCCTCATCATTCTCTACAACGTGTTAGCTGTCGTATCACGGTTAAATCATTCTGCATAACCTTTTCCCTATTCCTGTTCACAATTCTGTATAACACGTTGGTCCttctgtaaaacatgttcaccCTTCTGAGCGATCTGTCCATTCTTCCTTGTAACCTTACTCGCCTGTATCATACCGAGTTCACCATTATATTTGGTTTAGCTGTTGGTCCCACCCCTGGCAATGTACATCCTGTGCCAGCGAGACCCGGACTTCAGTGAGGCCGCGCAGGTAAATTGATGAGTATTTGCCTTTAACGCGTCAATCAGGGAAATTTGATGCCAATTACTCCTCTCCCCTAGCTCTTATGACTGAATGACTGCgtgggggtcatctcaaaattatCTGAGTCATTTATAGCAGGAGTATTCCCGGCTGCGCCAAACGGTGACGTAATTTTGTGGAACGGAATCATAATTCTAACATGTGTTTAACAACTTCATAAGGATCTCTTTTGATGTAAGCTTGTAGATACATGCATACTTAAAACAGGTGAACTGATTTGCCGTTTCTCTCTCCTTCTTCATAAATTCGGGTCAGACTTCATCAAGAAGTGACTCCGTCGTCCGTTTTTTTATCTCGTGTATACCTACACCCACTCCGGCTCTTCCATAATCTAATCTTCAGAGACATCTTCTGAAATAAGCCACGGCTCTGGAAACACGTGTTTAAAATAATTGAATTTGTAACCTAACACTGAAAGTAGATAttgtctgtttatgtataaaAACCCACGAAGAGCTAGCATTAATTCGCCCATGTCAGGCTCGCTCTTTGAGGTGGGCTCTCTAGCAGCGAGGGCAGAGGTAGATTTGTAATTTGCTCGTTTACCCAGGGGCATAAACTGTTTGAAAGCAGTCCCGAAGATTGATTAGTGCAGATGATGGCTTGAAGAAAATGATGACGAATTCGGGAAAGATGAAGCGGTTGGTGCCCGACTGCCGATTTGCTCAGTTTTCCGACAGACCATCTCGTTTCGGCCCAAGCTGTCATTCGTCAGTTGGAAGGGCCAGGTGCTAAAATCAGAGCATTCAGACGAAATTGGTCTAAGATGAAATTGTATTCATCTTTAAAGGGTAATTGGAAGGGCGTCTAAACAATTCGCCGATGGAAATTGTTTATTAAACATGccattcattacacaaacacacagtcgCAGTGAACGCTCTATCTGGAATTAAAAAAGCTGACGGAGGTCGAAGTTGTGGAAGTTTGGAAAGTTAATAGCCATTAGATTTTAAAAGGGTGAAATTAGAGGAAACTGTcgttaaaatattgttttaatttgGGATAGTTTACCGTTATATATGAGTAAATGTTAGTTGTTATGGTAACAGAAAGAggaaatgtttttcttttcctaTGTGAGGAATTTTTTAAATGCTAATGACAGTTAACGTATTAAAGGGACAGCTTTAGGTTTTACACAGTATAATGACAGATTATCGTGGGAAGCGGGTGTTGCGGTCGGGCTTAAGTGTGTAATTCAGGTATCAGGACTGCCTATCACATGTCAATGTAAATAGCGTTCAGGAAAAACAGAGTTGTTTATGTGTGTTCAATGGTCGACTGTAGACGCTGGAACGATGGTCTAGAATGTCGTGTGTCGGATCGCAACGAGGAGTAGAACTTTGGGGAAGATTTCTCAGATTACCAACGTTTCCCACTACGGCTACCGTTAGAGTGATGGGTAACCACAAAGAGGTTACAGGGTAACTGGGAGAAAGATTATAGAGCAATCTGAGGTGTCACGACACCGTGCAGAATGTGGTTATGTCAGAATGTGGTAGGTGTTACACACAGAATGTGGTACGTGTTACATATAGAATGTGTTACATTTGGAGTGGGAACGTTGATACATATAGAATGTGGTAGGTGTTACAGGTAGACTGTGGTAGGTGTTACAGGTAGAATATGGTAGGTGTTACAGGTAGACTGTGGTAGATGTTACTTGTAGAATGTGATAGGTGTTACATATAGAATGTTGTAGGTGTTACATTTAGAATATGTTACATTTAGGATGTGATAGGTGTTACAGGTAGTCTGTGGTAGGTGTTACATATAGAATGTGGTAGGTGTTACTTGTAGGTTGTGGTAAAGGTGTTACTTGTAGGTTGTGGTAGGTGTTACTTGTAGAATGTGGTAGGTGTTACTTGTAGAATGTGGTGGGTGTTACGTGCAGCATATGATCACCGTCAAAGATAGAATGTGGAAGGTGTTGTGGATGGCATGTTTATCTGTGACGAGTAGAATATGATAGCTGCATCACGACTACAGTGTGTTAGGTGTTGCAGGTAGATTGTGAAAACTAAGTTGCGTAGACTGTTCTCTGTGGTATGGATAGATTATGGTAGCTGGTATGGGCTGAATGTAACAGCTTTTCCGGGTAGATTGTGGTACATGTAATGGGTCGATTGTAGGAGTTACTATGGGTAGAATGTTCCAGCTAAATATAGTATGGGTAGAATGTTCCAGCTAGTATGGGTAGAATGTCCAAGCTACTGTGAGTAGAATGGTGTACTACGGATGAGTACAATGCACGAGCGGAAGAACACGGCAGTAGGTAGACTTGTAGGGAAACGGGGCTTAGAAAACGCTCTTGCGTTTCGATATTCGATGATTTGTGAATTGATATCCAGTGTAAATAAAAGGCTTGAGATGATTGTTTAGATTATTTAGCAGACTATTGTATGAAATCGAAAAAAGGGATAAAAAAGCATACGTTTATAAAGACGTCACGAACAATGGCGAATCTGATAACTTACACCTTTTGATATCGGACACGTCAGTATGACTCCACGCTAGTTAATTAAGGTAGTGAAGGTATTTTTTAACTTCTTTCGTGGGTAGATGAATTTGATATCGAGTGATTTTTCTTATTCATTCAGCCCCATTCTAATCATTTATTACAGAAATAGTTTTAATACGTTTGTCTATTTGatatttgagatcattttaTGATTTAAGAGCCAATCCAAGCGTAAGACgtttttgttctttgaaacCTGTTAAAACATGTGTTTCTCAATAACATATCAAAACTaggtatttttgttttgacGCTCTATAAAAAGCATATATCCATTTAGGAAATACGAGGCAGGATAACTTTCTGAATAATTTGTGGAATTGTGAAAAGATTGAGGAGTTCAttactttgttttttttctactgCGAGGAAATCATTATCAGTTTGGTGTTTTAGAGTTTTGTGTGATGTCATTTTCTTTATGCgcgaacacgagtaaaggtattAGGTGCGTTAACTGTCATGGCAAAAGCACATGTACTTTGAGTGGCAGACTCAGACTGAGAGActgggagagggagagagaggagagaggagagagagagagggggagagagagagaaaagagagagagagagagagaggaggaggagaagaaaatcCAACGCAAATACTAAACAGAAGGAGAGCGTGAGCTGCAGGAATCGACTACCAATTTTTTAGTTCCCCTTTGAGGCAGTTTTATGAGTTAAAACTTTCAAGCCAATAAGTCAGTAAAATTGAATAACATTCCAGTATGTGCACTCTGTAGTGATAAATCTATCACTGTTGAAAACAACTATAATATAGACACCGTCATCTCTCATGGAAGAATGGCCAAGTTGGAATCTTCATCGTCACTTGATAGACAGGGATGGGATACAAAGGAATTTTAAATCTTCGGAATCATTTACTTGGATATAAGAATCGAAGCTGGTCCGGGTTTTATGCCGCGATTAGCTTATCATTGTATATAATGAAATGCTCAAGAACTGTATGAGGATAGCAAGCGTATTTTCTAATGatttatatatatcatattcaTCTTTCATTACTTACTTAATTATCAGAGTTCACTGAGATGGGAAAATGATAGGAAATATTGCGATTATATGTAAATTATGGAGTATGGTGTTATGTTAAATAAGCCTTTGTAAGTGTCCcggtattttttttaaatttgaattttgtttaaaagtttaACAATTGAAAGTGCTTAGGGCACTTCATTGTACCCAGCACCTAAGTACGCCTATTCACATGTATGGGTTGCAGTAGGTCCTCACGTATGCTGATTTTAAGAGGCGACTTGCAGGTCCGGTTACTTGATACAATACCCCGACTTCGTTGttcataacatcaatcacttgattgtcgtGTCCAGACTCTACATCATAAGagtaatattgccgagtgcagccTAAGACAACCAATACATGCACTCTTATCTCCAAGTTTAAATTCAGTACAtacatactgagtgagtgagtgagtgagtgagtgagtgagtgggtgcgtgagtgcgtgagtgcgtgagtgagtgcgtgagtgagtgagtgagtgagtgagtacggctccaaatcgcttttagcaatattccagcaatatcatagggACATAGGACGTGGGCTTGACACTCTGCACCCATGTGGCAATATAACCCCGATCTTCGGCATAAGGAGCGTACACTTTGGCTCAGGCTACCTACCCCAAAGAGATTATCCTCAAGAGGCATTGTTGTGGCTTAGAACAATATACGCATCAGTCTTAATTCTAAGGGTAATCTTTTTCATGGATATTGCGAGATTATCACGGGTCTGTGTGTTGGTACAATTTCTTCAAAGTATTTATGAAGTAGGCAACGTCATAGAGTAAAGAGAGCCACACGCCGTGACAATATTATGTCGTTAAAACAGCACCATCATATGCTTGGACGTTGAACCGTAACTGGATCTTCGCATCTGTCTACGTTTTATCGTTATCAAAGTGATATCGTTTAATCTAAGATTAAAGCGGCCTGTTTCAGGCAAACTGTCGAATAAATGGCCCAGCCGATTTGTGTAATTATGTAAATTGTCTCAAGGTACTTTGCCTAAGCGAACTCATCCATTTATTAGATTGTCTGGCTATTTCAGTCCTCATACAAATATCCTCGATAGGGCAACTCAAGCATATACAGTACTATGTTCAGGAAAACCTGTTAGCAATCAGTCTTTCACGATCCGTTTGCTTGTGTTTGCAAGCCCTTGCGGTTACAAGTAAATTGGACCCGTGGTGATGACCGTAATACTTGGTATTCGGTAACcttgcttgtcttaagagggtcaggtggtcaggcttgctgacttgcttgacacatgacatcCCAGTTGTGacgatcgatgttcatactgttgatcactggtttgtattgtccagactcgaatatttacagactgccgccatgttgctggaatactgctgagcgcAGTGTTAAACAGTAATCAGTGAATCAATGGTCTTAACTTGCATAAGTCCCAGATCAGAAATCAAGCGAAGTTTGGTCCCAGTTCCCTCGCAGCGAAAGGGTACCAGACAGGATGAAATAAGAATGTAAATGCAAAACGTCTTGCGTTTACAAAGCACGGACAGGACGGACTTTGTATACCCGTCATTGAGCTGAAAATGCAATAGCCACTGATCCACTGACTAATGTGACATTGTTAGGGTCGTAGTCCATTCATTTGTCTATATCAAGATTGTAGTTGACAACATtatataacataacatacagaAATACTCAGATAAATACGGGCAGACAAACATGATGTTGAAAACAGATTTTATTGGAAATATAAAAATATCTTTCGCTACTTTTACTCCAGTCTGGCCATATGACAGCAGGTGCCTCGAGTGCTAGTGTGGTGTCCTTGTCCTGTTGTGTCTCTGGTGTATAGTGTTGTTTGTCTAGTGTCTAGAATCGGGTGTCTAGTCTCGTGTGTAGTACGTTGTATCTAGTGTCTTGTGTCTAGTGTCTAGTGTCTAATGTCTAGTGTCTAGAATCAGGTGACAGGTCTCGTGTGTAGTATGTTGTGTCTAGTTTCTAGAGTCCAGTGTCTTGTGTGTAGTGTCTAGAATCTGGTGTCTAGTCTAATGTCTATCATGGTGCGTCTTGTATCAAGAGGAGCTGATGACCACTGGCGTGTCTTCTTGTGCCACGATCAGAGTTCACTGGTCCGCTTTCGATGTTAGTATGAGGTGTTTCGTCTACAGAGTCCAGTGTCTATTCTAGTGTCTGGTGTGTGGTTCCCAGTGTCAAGGGTATGAGTATATAGCAGTCTAGTGTATTTGGTCTGGCGTCTAGACTAGTGTCTAGTAAACCGAGTCTAGAATCTAGAGTCTGCTGTCTAATGTGTGGTGTCTAGAGCCAGTGTCCTGCCTAGTATGTTGCTATTTGTATCTTTTATCTTGTATAACCTAATATTTAGTGTGTGGTTCCTATAGTGTCTAGAGTATGTTGTCCTGTTTAATGTCTAATGTTGTATAATAACGTTCAAACGTCCAATGTCAACTTGCAATATTCCCTTGACAATGTGCTCTGGCTCTGTTCACATCTAAACTTGACCAGTACCCTACCCAtccctcacacacacgcacacgcgcaaacacgcacacactcacgcacAAAATACATCTCACCCACGCGCATGCACAAAGTACCACTTACTCTCGTCTAACAtctcaaaaatatataagtGACTATAACTTAATGAAGATTTGGTTTTTGTGGAGTCTCACATGTATCAAACCAGTTTGTAATACTTGCGTAGGACTTCCGGTATCGGTCCACCTGATGCAACCTGGAGCAGATATTACACTCGCCCAGACCCCTCCCCCACACCCTGTATTGCGCACGACGCTTAAGGTATTCTACATATATATCACGGTTATTTTTCAGGTATTTCAGATGCTTAACCAGGTCGTGTGGGGACCGGAAGTCGGCTGTGTTGAGAAACAAGTCTTTTGGATAAATTTGAGCGTAGTTAGCTTTGCCTCTCACAATCGGCAAAATATTGTAAGAAAATGTCTTAAATAGTTTTTCTGTCACATAATCTTGACAAAATAGACTTTCGAAGGACAAGTAAAACCAATGCTGGCCATAGCATCTACTGAGCTGGTCTTCTCCGTTGTCTTCCATACATTTAGGCTTGCCACACCTTCCCACAATGTCGACATCAATGTACTTCTGGAGCTCCTCCACGTACTTTTCCCGTCGGCTTCCTGAGTGACAGTTACTCACgaaccacaaaacagatctggTCTTCTTCTTCATGACGTCCGTCCAATTATACGTCACCACGTCCTTTGGTTTTTTCAACGTCAAATCTCCATACGAAGCCACGAAATCTGAGTTCCGCTGGTACGTCAAAGTCCAGTTGAAGATGGTATCCCAGTCACCGCCCGGAAATTGGGACGCATAGTTCGCCCATGGTTCCTTCGCGAAGAAGATCCATACCTGGTTGTGACTGGTTCTGACTGGTTTTTCCTTTACTTTATTCCTGGATAGTAGGAATGCATCCACTATGACAGCATCTGCATCTGCGAGTCTAGATTTATTGCTGCTGGTGACACACTGATATTTTCCACATGATATTATTTTCGAAGGTTTGTGCTTGCGATAGCTAGGAATCATGTGCCATACTATAAGTCTGGGCTCACGTTTCTCGACATTTTGTGAAGATTTGGAGGCACCGTATTTGTTCTCAACGTATTGTAAAGGTTTTGGGACACTCTGTTTGTTCCCAACGTATTGTAAAGGTTTGGGGACACTCTGCTTGTTCTCAACGTATTTTACAGGATTGGAGGCACTCTGTTTGTTCTCAACGTATTTTACAGGATTGGGGGCACTCTGTTTGTTCTTAGCGTATTTTACAGGATTGGAGGCACTCTGTTTGTTCTTAACGTATTTTACAGGATTGGAGACCCTCTGTTTGTTCTCGACATATTGTATTGGTACGGAGTCTCTGTGCTTGTTCTCCGCGTATTGTAAAGGTTTGGGGTCGTCGTTCCTTAGTAATTTAGGGAGACCATGTTGAATACGCAGGTTCTCTTTACGTTCCACCTTCGTGTCGTTTTGCTTTTTCTCTTCTGCCCATAATTTAAGGAAATGTGGGGTATTGTGATGCTGTAAAATACTCTGTGTTGGTTTGGGGACGTAACGTCTGTCTTTGACCTTCAAGTTAAACACGCTGACTGGCGTTGATGCCGGAAGTTTTGAGTGGAACAGGTAGCGGGACACGAACAGCAGTGTCAGCGATGCTGCTAATACTAGCAGTGTCGTCTTCACAATCCTGtaaagaagaagaaggtttaaTAATtatgaatcagtgagtgagtgggtgaatgtggTCTTCTGAACGCCGTCGTGGACTGTTTTCACTTTTATCAGGACGTAGTGGGGGATAACagcttagtgagtgagtgagtgaatgaatatggtCTTCCTGACGCCTCTGTGGGGGGAGTGTTTCGGTTAGGTCACTTCGTAATGCTGACTGAAAGCTgcttgagcgagtgagtgaggtttcacGCATCAATGTCACGTCGGGAGACACCATGTCGGACATTGAACCGTGATGAGCGAACTCTCTAACCACTTGGACACTAAGACGCAGTCAACATCAACAGAATCCAACACATCAGGCAACTGTGGATAGTGCTGTTATGTACCACGAACTTACCATCAACACATCAGGCAACTGTGGATAGTGCTGTTATGTACCACGAACTTACCATCAACACATCAGGCAACTGTGGATAGTGCTGTTATGTACCACGAACTTACCATCAACACATCAGGCAACTGTGGATAGTGCTGTTATGTACCACGAACTTACCATCAACACATCAGGCAACTGTGGATAGTGCTGTTATGTACCACGAACTTACCATCAACACATCAGGCAACTGTGGATAGTGCTGTTATGTACCACGAACTTACCATCAACACATCAGGCAACTGTGGATAGTGATGTTATGTACCACGAACTTACCATCAACACATCAGGCAACTGTGGATAGTGCTGTTATGTACCACGAACTTACCATCAACACATCAGGCAACTGTGGATAGTGCTGTTATGTACCACGAACTTACCATCAACACATCAGGCAACTGTGGATAGTGCTGTTATGTACCACGAACTTACCATCAACACATCAGGCAACTGTGGATAGTGCTGTTATGTACCACGAACTTACCATCAACACATCAGGCAACTGTGGATAGTGCTGTTATGTACCGCCAACTTACCATCAACACACCACAGATTGCAATAAGCATAATATTATTAATACTACTAAATGCAGTTTCATTGGAACTTTAATTTTAGATCACCCACAGTGTGTACGTACCTGGTTTCCctaaaataaacacacacagacaaaccgcTCGCATTCACCTCACACctacgcacgcacacaaacacatcacacGAAATGTCCTGACTCTTATGTCACATGTCTAAACAAGAAGCTGAATT
The nucleotide sequence above comes from Haliotis asinina isolate JCU_RB_2024 chromosome 5, JCU_Hal_asi_v2, whole genome shotgun sequence. Encoded proteins:
- the LOC137284114 gene encoding 3-galactosyl-N-acetylglucosaminide 4-alpha-L-fucosyltransferase FUT3-like — protein: MLRVLAMANARRCNYWMYGLRIVKTTLLVLAASLTLLFVSRYLFHSKLPASTPVSVFNLKVKDRRYVPKPTQSILQHHNTPHFLKLWAEEKKQNDTKVERKENLRIQHGLPKLLRNDDPKPLQYAENKHRDSVPIQYVENKQRVSNPVKYVKNKQSASNPVKYAKNKQSAPNPVKYVENKQSASNPVKYVENKQSVPKPLQYVGNKQSVPKPLQYVENKYGASKSSQNVEKREPRLIVWHMIPSYRKHKPSKIISCGKYQCVTSSNKSRLADADAVIVDAFLLSRNKVKEKPVRTSHNQVWIFFAKEPWANYASQFPGGDWDTIFNWTLTYQRNSDFVASYGDLTLKKPKDVVTYNWTDVMKKKTRSVLWFVSNCHSGSRREKYVEELQKYIDVDIVGRCGKPKCMEDNGEDQLSRCYGQHWFYLSFESLFCQDYVTEKLFKTFSYNILPIVRGKANYAQIYPKDLFLNTADFRSPHDLVKHLKYLKNNRDIYVEYLKRRAQYRVWGRGLGECNICSRLHQVDRYRKSYASITNWFDTCETPQKPNLH